A single genomic interval of Helianthus annuus cultivar XRQ/B chromosome 13, HanXRQr2.0-SUNRISE, whole genome shotgun sequence harbors:
- the LOC110902134 gene encoding putative disease resistance protein At3g14460, which yields MNNGGGYWVSETLVTIYYGDDEHIFNRNPSPDRRLQTSVVNPSSIVQRQGQKDALVQRLLLPADEPCDQNYSIVPILSMGGVWKTTLARLVYDEQQVKDHFELKAWVCVSDDFNIPGISKEIFEATVGELRKGNKDSDNEDSDNEDFNKLQEDIRDHIKGKKILLILRKSAKCKSGFEIAKLKDFKNLCGKVSIVGLEKVQNAIHAQDANFSEKRLSELELVWGDELYDSRNEMLEKEVLNELKPCQDELIKLKIRSYGGLEFPNWVGDPLFLNLKHVSISGCKRCTSIPPLGQLPSLKELLIEGLHGVEVVRFELFGTGQAFHSLEILRFDDMGGWKKWSGAVFPRLQKLEIKDCPNLVEVTLEALPSLNVLTLITCHSGLLRSLVEVASAVTKLIIWDISGLNDVVWGGVIEYLGAVEELSMWSCNEIRYLVKSDADATKFLVKLRTLKVDGCDKLVSLGEKEDDDNCRSNMLTSLRILGVYNCHNMERCSCPDGVEELLVFECSSITDVSFPKGGQEKLRSLQIRECRKLLESELGGQKMNNNNNRSSMPKLEDVWISDWPNLKSILNCLVCLTTLKIEDCESLESLPDNFSSLTELNLFNCPKLDGSFLRGNLTSLKKLEIKNCPKLEVSFLPDKLTSLKTLMISDSPKLDGSFLRGNLTSLKTLIIFDCQSMDASIPSWVWPPNLHSLVIANLKKPISEWGTNKFPTSLVELKLQCDDGARSCSGFSHLLPSSLTSLELYGFKKLESFSVELHLTSLQSLSFKDCPNLKEVSWALGIPNTSPPLPPASHFWLLP from the exons ATGAACAACGGCGGCGGCTACTGGGTTTCTGAAACCCTAGTCACGATCTACTACGGCGACGATGAACACATCTTCAATCGGAACCCTAGTCCCGACAG aAGATTACAAACCTCTGTTGTCAACCCATCTAGTATTGTTCAACGCCAAGGTCAGAAAGATGCACTGGTTCAACGGTTATTGTTACCGGCTGATGAACCATGTGATCAAAACTATAGCATTGTTCCCATACTTAGCATGGGTGGGGTTTGGAAAACTACTCTTGCTAGACTTGTGTATGACGAACAACAGGTCAAGGATCACTTTGAGCTCAAGGCATGGGTTTGTGTTTCAGATGACTTTAATATCCCTGGTATAAGCAAAGAGATATTTGAAGCTACAGTGGGTGAGCTAAGGAAGGGAAATAAAGATTCTGATAATGAAGATTCTGATAATGAAGATTTTAATAAACTTCAAGAAGATATTAGAGATCACATAAAGGGTAAAAAAATTCTATTG ATACTTAGAAAAAGTGCAAAATGCAAAAGCGGATTTGAAATAGCCAAACTTAAAGACTTTAAGAATCTATGTGGGAAAGTCTCCATTGTAGGTTTGGAAAAAGTGCAAAATGCAATTCATGCACAGGATGCGAACTTTTCAGAAAAGAGGCTTAGTGAGTTAGAGCTTGTATGGGGTGATGAGCTATACGATTCACGAaatgaaatgcttgaaaaagaGGTCTTGAATGAGCTAAAGCCTTGTCAAGATGAGTTAATAAAACTCAAAATTAGGTCATATGGGGGACTGGAGTTTCCAAACTGGGTTGGGGATCCCTTGTTTCTTAATTTGAAGCATGTGTCAATAAGTGGTTGTAAGAGATGTACATCAATACCGCCACTGGGACAACTACCATCACTGAAGGAGTTGTTAATTGAAGGCTTGCATGGAGTGGAAGTTGTGCGTTTTGAGTTATTTGGGACTGGTCAAGCATTTCATTCTCTTGAAATTCTGAGGTTTGATGATATGGGTGGGTGGAAGAAATGGTCAGGAGCTGTGTTTCCACGCTTGCAAAAGCTTGAAATAAAAGATTGTCCTAATTTGGTTGAAGTCACACTTGAGGCACTGCCTTCACTGAATGTTCTAACATTAATTACGTGTCATAGTGGTCTGTTAAGAAGTCTGGTTGAAGTAGCATCAGCAGTCACTAAGTTGATAATATGGGATATTTCAGGGCTTAATGATGTGGTGTGGGGAGGTGTTATAGAGTATCTTGGGGCAGTGGAAGAATTAAGCATGTGGAGCTGTAATGAAATAAGGTACCTGGTGAAATCAGATGCAGATGCAACTAAGTTTCTTGTGAAGCTGAGGACATTGAAAGTGGATGGTTGTGATAAATTGGTGAGTTTAGGAGAGAAAGAGGACGATGATAATTGTAGGAGCAACATGCTAACATCTCTTAGGATATTGGGAGTTTATAATTGTCATAATATGGAACGTTGCAGTTGTCCAGATGGCGTTGAAGAGTTGCTTGTCTTTGAATGTAGTTCAATTACAGATGTCTCGTTTCCAAAAGGAGGACAGGAGAAGCTCAGGTCACTTCAAATCAGGGAATGCAGGAAACTATTGGAAAGTGAGTTGGGAGGACAAAAaatgaacaacaacaacaacagaagCAGCATGCCGAAGCTTGAAGATGTATGGATAAGTGATTGGCCAAATCTGAAATCAATCCTTAATTGTTTGGTTTGCCTCACCACATTGAAAATAGAAGATTGTGAAAGTCTTGAGTCATTACCTGACAATTTTTCATCATTAACGGAACTGAATTTATTCAATTGTCCCAAATTGGATGGTTCCTTTCTTCGTGGCAATTTGACATCGTTAAAGAAACTGGAAATAAAGAATTGTCCCAAATTGGAAGTTTCCTTTCTTCCTGACAAATTGACGTCTTTAAAGACACTGATGATAAGTGATTCCCCCAAATTGGATGGTTCCTTTCTTCGTGGCAATTTGACGTCTTTAAAGACGCTGATAATATTCGATTGTCAGAGTATGGATGCTTCTATTCCTAGTTGGGTTTGGCCTCCCAATTTGCATTCCTTAGTAATAGCGAACTTGAAGAAGCCAATCTCAGAGTGGGGCACAAATAAATTTCCAACCTCACTTGTTGAATTGAAGTTGCAATGTGATGATGGAGCTCGTAGTTGCAGTGGGTtttctcatcttcttccttcatCTCTTACTTCTCTTGAATTATATGGATTTAAGAAACTGGAATCGTTTTCAGTGGAACTACACCTCACCTCCCTCCAATCTCTCTCTTTTAAAGATTGCCCTAATCTGAAGGAAGTATCTTGGGCTCTTGGCATCCCCAACACCTCCCCTCCCCTCCCTCCAGCATCTCACTTTTGGCTTTTGCCCTAA